The DNA region CCAGCTCAAGATAGCCGACCTTTTCTCAAACAAGAAACCAAGGGCGGAAAGCGGGAGGACTATTGACACTGGCTCCTTTTATTTCGGCGTTATGCTGCTTGGTGTAATGATCCTTGTGGGCCTGCTGTCGTTCTTTCCGGTTCTTGCCCTAGGACCTATTCTTTCCTGGGCTAGAGATTTCGCAGGATACATAATGGCGGTGATCCGATGAATTCCTGGTGGAAAATTGTGACGGGATCGATGGAAAAATTCAGGCCCGATTTTCAGGCAAAGAACCCCGTTATGTTCGTCACTGAAATTGCATTCATAGTCTCTATCTTTGTTATCATCTTTCCTACTGAATTTGACATACAGACAACCGGAAACTATGTTGATTTCTACATCGCTGTGACAGTTCTCCTTTTCCTCACGCTCCTTTTTTCTAATATCAGCACAACAGTATCAGAGGAGCAAAGCAGATCCATAACCGATTCACTGAAAAGAATGAAAACTGAGACAACAGCAAGGAAAGTATCCGGTGCTACATTTGAGACGGTGACTTCCGACGATCTCAGGACAGGAGACACAGTCGTTGTTGACGCAGGAGAAATTATACCGGGTGACGGCGAGATAATTTCTGGGAGCGGGTATGTGAATGAATCGAACATTACCGGAGAATCCAGAGCCGTCCGCAAGCTTGAAGGAGACAGTGTTACGGGTTCCACAAAGCTGATGACAGACAAAATAACTGTAAGGATCACTGCAAACCCAGGGGAAACATATATTGATCGCATGATACAGATTGTGGAGACAGCAGTCAGGGAAAAGACTCCCAATGAAATAGCACTTTCTACCCTTCTATCTGGACTTACACTGATATTTCTCATGATCACCGCTTCCATTTTTGCCTTATCAAGATACCTCGGCATAAACATAAACATAGACACGCTCATTGTCCTACTCATTGCTCTCATTCCAACAACTATAGGGGGACTGATGCCAGCGGTGGGCATTGCTGCTGTCAACAAGATATCAAAATTCAATGTCATATCAAAGTCTGGAAGAGCAGTTGAGAATGCAGGGGATGTTGATACAATAATACTAGACAAAACGGGTACCGTTACAATGGGAGACAGGGAGGCAATAAAGTTTTATCCGAACAGCGGCATAGATGAGAATGAATTCATCCGTTATTGTGCCATGGCTTCTCTTCAGGACAAGACAATGGAAGGAATCTCGATCGTAAATCTTGCTAAGGAAAAGGGCGTAAATGTGACGGAAGCCGATCTTGATGGCTTCAAATTTCTACCATTTTCGGCAGAGACCAGGTTCAGCGGCATAAAGGCAGAGGATACTTATGTCTACAAAGGTGCGCTATCAACCCTGCTTAAGAACTATAACCTGAATGACACGTTTACAATTGCACTCTGTAAGGAAATATCCCTCAGAGGTGGTACAGCCCTTCCTGTGGTGAAGGATGGAAAATTCATTGGAGTCATAGAACTGAATGATACGCTGAAACCTGGCATAAAGCAGAGACTGGAACTGCTGAAGAAAATGAATATCCATACAATAATGTGCACAGGTGATGATGAAGTGACAGCATCTTATTTCACCAACCTGAGCGGGATCGATAATTACGTTGCGAACAGTACTCCAGAAGATAAATACAATGTGGTCATTTCCGAAAAGGAGAAACAGAGAATGGTAGCCATGGTGGGGGACGGCACCAATGATGCACCCGCCCTTGCCAAAGCGGATGTTGGAATGGCAATGAACAAGGGTACAACTCCCGCAAAGGATGCGGCGAACATGATTGACCTTGATTCCGATCCTACCAAACTCATGGATGTGATTTTCATAGGGAAGCAGATACTCATAACCAGGGGCGCCTTGACCACTTTCAGCATAGCAAATGATGTCTCAAAGTACTTTGTTGTCATTCCAGCAATGTTTTCGCTAATACCTGAACTTGGCCTGCTCAACATACTGGGCCTGAGTAATCCACTTCTTGCAATAACATCAGCCCTAATATTCAACACCATAATTATTCCCATCCTGGTTCCCATGGCAATTAGAGGCGTGAAGTACCGACCGTCAAGTATAACCGAGTTGTTTAGGAGAAATATTCTGATATACGGTATTGGTGGGGTTATCCTTCCTTTCCTGGCGATAAAAGCAATATATGTATTGCTTACACTAATGGGGGTGGTTTGGTGAAAATCGACCATCTTACGAAGATGGCACTTAAAACAACCGCACTTGCCATAATGGCTATGTTCATCCTCGGCTTTGCTTTCCCGACCATAACAGCAATTATTACGCAGGAGATCGATCCTCATTCTGCGACAGGATCCCCCGTCACCATTGACGGAAAAATTTACGGTTCCTATCTTCTGGCAGAGGCCTTCAATTCATCAATATTTTTCCAGGCTAGACCTTCGGCCATTGATTATAATCTTTCGCAATCAGGAGGGCCATCCTACGCCATAGACAATAAAAATCTTGTCAATCAGACCAAGGCATACCTTGTGCAATTCGAAAGGGAGAATAATCTGACCAGTGCCTCTCAGATACCCACTTCGATGATAACATATTCTGGGTCTGGGCTGGACCCAAATATACCATTGCAGGGTGCCATAGATCAGGTGAGCAGGATATCCCAGAATATCTCTGCATTTACTAACGGCTCACTTACGGATAATTTCACTTATAATTACATTGTGAATATAACTGCCTCCGACATAAGTTATAATTTCCCCATATTGGGAGCGCCGTATGTGAACACAGTTGTTCTGAATTTTGATATAATCGATCTCCTGATGGAGAAGGGTTATATAACACAGTCATTTCTTGACTAGAAGTACGTCCTGCTCAGTTCCCTTTATCACCGACTTGATGGCTGCATTTATCCGTACGCCGCCATCTGGTCTCGTGCGTATGCCGAGCACAATGAGATCAGGATTTATCTGTCTGGAATAAAATAGAATCTCATCCTTAAATGATGTTGTCATTCCAGACTTGGTGAAGTTTATCTCCGGACCGTAACTGCTGACAAACCGATCCATGTTCTCAAAAAGCAGCCTGTATCCATGCGTGTGGGTTTTGTCGTATTTCCGCATGTCCACAAAATAGAGAGAGGCGTTAAGGGCTTTCTTCAGATAAAGAGAGAAGGCGACCGCCGTTCTAGTATTAATATCTTCAGAAATTGGAACGAGGATTTTCCTGTAGGGATACGATGCATTCTTGACGCTGAGAGCAGC from Thermoplasmataceae archaeon includes:
- a CDS encoding potassium-transporting ATPase subunit C, with product MKIDHLTKMALKTTALAIMAMFILGFAFPTITAIITQEIDPHSATGSPVTIDGKIYGSYLLAEAFNSSIFFQARPSAIDYNLSQSGGPSYAIDNKNLVNQTKAYLVQFERENNLTSASQIPTSMITYSGSGLDPNIPLQGAIDQVSRISQNISAFTNGSLTDNFTYNYIVNITASDISYNFPILGAPYVNTVVLNFDIIDLLMEKGYITQSFLD
- the kdpB gene encoding potassium-transporting ATPase subunit KdpB is translated as MNSWWKIVTGSMEKFRPDFQAKNPVMFVTEIAFIVSIFVIIFPTEFDIQTTGNYVDFYIAVTVLLFLTLLFSNISTTVSEEQSRSITDSLKRMKTETTARKVSGATFETVTSDDLRTGDTVVVDAGEIIPGDGEIISGSGYVNESNITGESRAVRKLEGDSVTGSTKLMTDKITVRITANPGETYIDRMIQIVETAVREKTPNEIALSTLLSGLTLIFLMITASIFALSRYLGININIDTLIVLLIALIPTTIGGLMPAVGIAAVNKISKFNVISKSGRAVENAGDVDTIILDKTGTVTMGDREAIKFYPNSGIDENEFIRYCAMASLQDKTMEGISIVNLAKEKGVNVTEADLDGFKFLPFSAETRFSGIKAEDTYVYKGALSTLLKNYNLNDTFTIALCKEISLRGGTALPVVKDGKFIGVIELNDTLKPGIKQRLELLKKMNIHTIMCTGDDEVTASYFTNLSGIDNYVANSTPEDKYNVVISEKEKQRMVAMVGDGTNDAPALAKADVGMAMNKGTTPAKDAANMIDLDSDPTKLMDVIFIGKQILITRGALTTFSIANDVSKYFVVIPAMFSLIPELGLLNILGLSNPLLAITSALIFNTIIIPILVPMAIRGVKYRPSSITELFRRNILIYGIGGVILPFLAIKAIYVLLTLMGVVW
- a CDS encoding universal stress protein; protein product: MVEAPQPYSLRLQKILVPMGKGYRSRRVLDIAFDLSRAYDSEITAFTVKETTQEVTWSDKVSLVTEAFKEGKDAKIKVVPRIRMANSVREGIVIESGAHGYDILLIATWKRSALSASLFGGIGDYVLKNSGSTTAALSVKNASYPYRKILVPISEDINTRTAVAFSLYLKKALNASLYFVDMRKYDKTHTHGYRLLFENMDRFVSSYGPEINFTKSGMTTSFKDEILFYSRQINPDLIVLGIRTRPDGGVRINAAIKSVIKGTEQDVLLVKK